The segment CAACCCTGCCGTCTGCGAGATGCACATGAAATAGGGGGATAGGATCGCAATTCTCAATCATTCGCCGGTAGATTCGGACAGCCAATCGATGAACCTCGATGAGATCCTGGTTAGTGAAATTCCTGGGAATATAACTGATACAATCACGAAGCCAATCTTCGCTGATCGTTTTTAACGGCAATCCCTGTCCCAGAACATAGTAAAAGGCAAACAAACGGCTGAATCCGTGTGCTGCAGTGAGAAATTCTGCAGACAGGATTCGCGCGAATGCGAGTGAACGGGAACCGTAAACCTTTAAGTAGCGCTTCTCTATGTAGGGCGTCAAATCGACTTCGGCAGTTTGATTTCTTGCCAAGAACGATTGCAAGTCGTTCAGATTGATGCTCCCACTAAAAAATGCCAGCCGATGAAACCAGGTGCGCCATTCCTTCTCTACATCCCTGAGCCTCCGCTCCAGTTGATCATCCAGAAGGATGTTGAAAACTTTGAAAAACGTTTCATCTCCCGTAATCCTTTGTTGGATGAGGCGTCGCAATTTTCTGTACTCCCGGGAGGTTTTCCCGATATGAAGCAACAGGTGGCCAAGTTCGTGGATGATAAGTCCTTTGTAATAATCCAGCAGATGCTCCGGCTGCTCCTCCAAAAGTCGTATTGAAAGGTGGATCTTTCTCCCTTTTGCATGCTTCAAGATGGGAACAGCGCCCAGGGGAGCTTGCGCTTTGGTTTCGAATACAATATCGACTTTTCTACCCAGGATCAGAGTGGAGAGTTTTTCGGCCTGGGCATGAATTTCGCGAATCTGTTCCTCCAATGTTTCTCTGCTGACTTTTCGCCAGATCTCTTCTTTCCGCAGAATCCAGAAATCCAACTCAAATTTCTGCGCGTTGGCTGCTTCGAGCCACTGTTCCATTCTTTCTACTCTTTTCCTCAAAGTAGTTATGTGCTTTACCATGGAGCTCAATTGAGATCTCGCGCACTCCGCACGCCAGAAGTTGAGTTTGGATTTTACATGTTCGTACTCCGCAGTCATCATGCGGATGGAAGCTTCCATCTCTGCAGAACGCTTCTTTGCAGCCTGGATTTCTGTTTCGAAAATCATGGACACCCTTTACTCCGCCTCTTCCGTAGAAGGAATGAGTATATTTCGTTCTATCAGGTTGAAAGCCAATTGAGCATCGCTCCCCTCTTCTTGAGTGGAACCGGGAAGCCGGTTACAAAAGGAGACCTTCAGTATTTCTATGAGGCCCGCATTGGTGACTCTATGTTGAAACGTAGGGTAACTCAGAAACATGCAAGCCTCATCAGTTGCACGCATGGAAAGGTCCGTGGAGATTGCAGGTGTATTCCGGATCAGGTTGGCGATCTTGACCACTTTTCGAATATCTTTCCTATGCACCATGTCATAGCGTCTGGAAAGAATGTCTATTTCTTTGGCTTCCGGAGGATAGTCCATTTTCAAGACAGAGAACCTGTCCAACTGCGCTGGATCCAACTTGTAAGTGCCGGTAAATTGCTTGCCGCTGTTGATAGCGGCAATCCACTGGATGTTCTCCGGGATAGCGACGTAACTGTTTTTTCGAGGGTCGAAGATTCTCCGTGAAGAATCGATTGCGCTCATGATTCCGTTGACGGCCTGGCTGCGGCACCGGTTCAGCTCATCAAGAAAAATAAGGAATCGCTGGCCGGGATTCTCATACGCTGAATAGATAGCGGTCAGAACTTCAGTTGGAATCCACTCAGTTCGCACTTGTTCCGTTTCATTGACCACAAGTTGGACTGAGCCGACAAAATCAGATGGCTCAAAACATACCGAGCAGTTAAAAAAGACATAGTGCATGCCAAGAGAATCTGCCAGAGCTCTTGCAACGGTAGTCTTTCCCGTGCCTTGAGGACCCTCAAGCAAAATGGAGCGTCCGCTGCAAAGGAGGATTTCAAACTGCAGCAGGAGACCAGGCTCAATATACACGTCTTTCTTGAGATTGAAGTCGGCCAATCCAAGGTAGGAAACTCGAATGCAATTCTCATTGAGCTCAATCACCTTTACCTTGCATCGTTGTCCTGGAAGCACACGTTTGTCATCGGTGACAATGCGGTGATCGCTCAGCTTTCCGTTGATATTCTTTGCAGACAGAGTTAGACCGGACCCACTGTCCTTTTCCATCCAGAATACCGTCTCAAAAATGTAGCCTGGTTCCAGCTTGTTTATGATCTTTTCCATACAAAAGAATGACCCACCGGGCCCAAAAAATCGCCGTATGAAAGGCGGCATCATCATACAGCCGTCA is part of the bacterium genome and harbors:
- a CDS encoding MoxR family ATPase, with the protein product MEKIINKLEPGYIFETVFWMEKDSGSGLTLSAKNINGKLSDHRIVTDDKRVLPGQRCKVKVIELNENCIRVSYLGLADFNLKKDVYIEPGLLLQFEILLCSGRSILLEGPQGTGKTTVARALADSLGMHYVFFNCSVCFEPSDFVGSVQLVVNETEQVRTEWIPTEVLTAIYSAYENPGQRFLIFLDELNRCRSQAVNGIMSAIDSSRRIFDPRKNSYVAIPENIQWIAAINSGKQFTGTYKLDPAQLDRFSVLKMDYPPEAKEIDILSRRYDMVHRKDIRKVVKIANLIRNTPAISTDLSMRATDEACMFLSYPTFQHRVTNAGLIEILKVSFCNRLPGSTQEEGSDAQLAFNLIERNILIPSTEEAE